The [Chlorobium] sp. 445 DNA segment CCTGTGTGCGGCGTCTCTATTTTAGGTCGTGGCGTGCGTTTCATACTTCAAAACTTGGTTTGATTTTCTAACAACTTCCTATGTGCCTCTTTATCGATGGCATGCCGAACACTCCGTCGGCGGATTGATCTTGCGCTTAGCTTTAAGTTCCGAGACAAATTCTGTATGATTTGTTGGCACAACCCAATTCATATTCGTTACTTCGTTGACTGGTCGCAGATGCGGATCAGGATTTCGATGACAATCCAAGCACCAGCCCATAGAGAGCGCTTCTACTTGCATCACACCACGCTCATCCATCTGCGCGACATTGCCGTGGCAGCTCTGGCATCCGATACCGACATTGACATGCACACTGTGGTTGAAATACGCATAGTCTGGCACTTTGTGCACTTTGATCCATTCGATTGGCTTGCCTGTGGTCCAGCTCTCACGCACCTTCAAGAGCTTTTCACTGTTCGGCAGCACATGCTTTTCGTGGCAGTTCATGCAGGTCTGTGTCGATGGCACGCTGGCATTTGCGGCTTTTTCAACGGTTGTGTGGCAGTAGCGACAATCCATGCCCAAGTCACCTGCATGCAGTTTATGACTATACGGTACTGGCTGTTTGGGACGGTAGCCTACATCCAGCGCTTTAGGCGACCAGTAATACCAAATCAACAGCACGACCAGCACCAAGCCCCCAACAGTTCCAATTGCAAAGACCGTTGGAAATTTGTTGAGCCATCGCGGAAATAACTGCGCCATATGAAACTCCTCAGATAGGTTATTTCTAATTTGTTAGCGTCTTTAATACCTTAGCTCCAGAGCAAATGCGTTGCTGTGCTACTTGCAATCAGTGCTGCAAATAGCCCGAAGAGATAGACAATAGAATACCCAAACAGGGCACGCACTGCTTCTTTGGTGCGATGTCTTCGTGCACCAAGCGTTTTCTTAACATAGAGCACACCAAGCCCCAGCGCCACAGCACCGAAGACATAGCTCTCAATGACAATTGCTAAAGCTACTGTTACACCGATTGTAATGAAAGTGTAAATCAGAATTTGCCGCATGGTCTCGTCGTCGCCTTTTACCACGGGCATCATTGGATAATTGACTTTCAAGTAATCTTCTTTGCAAAAAATCGCTAATGCCCAGAAGTGCGGAGGTGTCCAAAAAAACACAATTGCAAACAGCAGATAGGCTTCTAGCGCAACATTACCTGTTATAGCTGCCCACACCCCAATAGGCGCCATTGCGCCAGCCGCGCCACCGATGACGATGTTTTGTGGAGTTGTCGGTTTGAGCCAAAGCGTGTAGAAAAATCCGTAAAAAAGAATCGTCCCTGTCGTAATGAGCGCGCTAAGCCAATTAAAGGCAAGAGCGAAAATGCCGATACCCACCGTTGCAATAATGACAATAAAGCCAAGGGCTTGATTTGGTGTGAGTTTGCCTTGCGGCAACGGACGGCGCAATTTGGTACGTGCCATCTGCGCATCGACATTGCGCTCAAAGTATTGATTGAGCGCATTTGCTGCCCCACCTGTGAGATAGACTGCAAAGAGAATGAGCGCAAACTGCAGTGGATCGTGCAGCACACTGCCTTCCAAGCACAGTGCTACAGCTGCCGATAAGACAACCAGCAGCATAATTGTTGGCTTTGTTAAGAGCAGCAGACTTTTCAGCACTTCACCAACTGATTGGTGCGGTCTGCTCTCTTTTTGTGCAACCTTTGCAACCTTATTTAATTCCTTTAATTCCATGTTTGCATTGCACATTACTTATCATCAGGCACTGCATCTTGATGATGATAGTCTCAAACAGATTTATGTTTGAGTCTGCTTGTCTTGAAAAATGTAGGAAAGAGCAAATGTACTTGCTTTGCTTGGTGTGTAGAAAAATGTGCAATGTTAGCGCTTAGAGAAAGGTACTTTGGGATTTCAGATGTTGCGTGTCTTGGGGCTTGCACACACCCACTGTAGCGGGTTGCGCTTTCCCAGAAGCTAAAGCTAACTGGGTTGCCAAATTCAGCGTGAGTGTTGCAAAGAGACTTCATACTACTACAGTTCATTTTTACTGTGCTCACTTGCGTAAAGCGATACTTCTGCTTTAACCTGCGCGGTGCGCGTGTGTTCATTTTTATTTTAGAACTGATGAATAATAGCAAAAAGTCTTTAACGATACAAGAAAAAAATTAGGATGCCGTGTGTTAGCTATTACGATTGCTCTTCATCATCCAATTCATCGAGCTGAAGTTTTTCGCGGTGCTTGCGTAGTTCGGTGCGTCGCAGCCGTGCCTTCGTCCAGTTCTGTGTTCTGACAAAGCGATAGATGCCGTAGAGTGCCAGCACCGCTGCAAGCGTTGTGCCATACTGTTCTGTGATAGGATTACGTCCAAGTTGGAAGTAGACACCAATCGCCAGTGCAAAAAAGAGCACAGCAAAGCCATAGCCTGTAATTTCTGTGAAAGTCAGTCCGCCAAAGATGGTGCGACTTTTGTTGCGCTCACGAATCTTTGCACCAATGCTGCCTTTTTCAGGCAAGTAAATTTTTTCATCATCTGAATCTGCTGCGCCGTTTTTTTGCGC contains these protein-coding regions:
- a CDS encoding cytochrome C, translated to MAQLFPRWLNKFPTVFAIGTVGGLVLVVLLIWYYWSPKALDVGYRPKQPVPYSHKLHAGDLGMDCRYCHTTVEKAANASVPSTQTCMNCHEKHVLPNSEKLLKVRESWTTGKPIEWIKVHKVPDYAYFNHSVHVNVGIGCQSCHGNVAQMDERGVMQVEALSMGWCLDCHRNPDPHLRPVNEVTNMNWVVPTNHTEFVSELKAKRKINPPTECSACHR
- a CDS encoding protoheme IX farnesyltransferase, coding for MCNANMELKELNKVAKVAQKESRPHQSVGEVLKSLLLLTKPTIMLLVVLSAAVALCLEGSVLHDPLQFALILFAVYLTGGAANALNQYFERNVDAQMARTKLRRPLPQGKLTPNQALGFIVIIATVGIGIFALAFNWLSALITTGTILFYGFFYTLWLKPTTPQNIVIGGAAGAMAPIGVWAAITGNVALEAYLLFAIVFFWTPPHFWALAIFCKEDYLKVNYPMMPVVKGDDETMRQILIYTFITIGVTVALAIVIESYVFGAVALGLGVLYVKKTLGARRHRTKEAVRALFGYSIVYLFGLFAALIASSTATHLLWS